Proteins encoded together in one Cyprinus carpio isolate SPL01 chromosome B14, ASM1834038v1, whole genome shotgun sequence window:
- the pcdh19 gene encoding protocadherin-19 yields the protein MHSNDMDFVQMFFCFLLCWTGVDAVYNLKYTVEEELRAGTKIANVTADAKNAGFALGNRQPYLRVISNSEPRWVNLSPAGLLITKQKIDRDAVCRQTPKCFISLEVMSNSMEICVIKIEIIDVNDNAPRFPTNHIDIEISENAAPGTRFPLEGASDPDSGSNGIQTYTITPNDIFGLEIKTRGDGSKFAELVVEKTLDRETQSRYTFELTAEDGGDPPKSGTVQLNIKVIDSNDNNPVFDEPVYTVNVLENSPINTLLIDLNATDPDEGTNGEVVYSFINFVSNLTKQMFKIDPRTGVITVNGVLDHEELPVHEIDVQAKDLGPNSIPAHCKVIVNVIDINDNAPEIKLLSENSEMVEVSENAPLGYVIALVRVSDNDSGANGKVQCRLQGNVPFRLNEFESFSTLLVDGRLDREQRDMYNLTILAEDSGYPPLRSSKSFAVKVTDENDNPPYFTKPHYQAMVLENNVPGAFLLAVSARDPDLGMNGTVSYEIIKSEVRGMSVESYVTVNSNGEIYGVRAFNHEDTRTFEFKVSAKDGGDPPLTSNATVRIVVLDVNDNTPVMTTPPLVNGTAEVSIPKNAGVGYLVTQIKADDYDEGENGRLTYSISEGDMAYFEIDQINGEVRTTKTFGENAKPSYQITVVAHDHGQTSLSASAYIVIYLSPDLNAQEQIGPVNLSLIFIIALGSIAVILFVTMIFVAVKCKRDNKEIRTYNCRVAEYSYGNQKSSKKKKLSKNDIRLVPRDVEETDKMNVVSCSSLTSSLNYFDYHQQTLPLGCRRSESTFLNVENQNSRNAAPNHGYHHTFTGQGPQQPDLIINGMPLPEVRFAPVCSILQPATATSGKGGWDRGRSATGPLTQLSQKY from the exons ATGCATTCCAATGACATGGATTTCGTACAAATGTTTTTCTGCTTTCTCTTGTGCTGGACTGGAGTCGATGCCGTTTACAATTTGAAATACACAGTGGAAGAAGAGCTGCGTGCAGGCACAAAGATAGCCAACGTGACGGCGGACGCAAAAAATGCGGGTTTTGCACTGGGAAACCGACAGCCTTATTTGCGGGTTATCTCCAATTCCGAGCCACGATGGGTCAATCTGAGCCCCGCCGGACTGCTCATCACAAAGCAAAAAATTGATCGGGACGCTGTTTGCCGACAGACACCGAAGTGTTTTATTTCGTTGGAGGTGATGTCAAACTCGATGGAGATCTGCGTGATTAAAATTGAGATTATCGACGTAAACGACAACGCGCCCCGCTTCCCCACCAACCACATCGACATAGAAATCTCGGAAAACGCCGCTCCCGGTACCAGATTTCCCCTAGAGGGGGCAAGCGATCCGGACTCCGGGAGCAACGGCATTCAGACGTACACAATTACCCCTAATGATATTTTCGGTCTTGAGATTAAGACGAGGGGAGACGGGTCCAAATTCGCAGAACTTGTGGTGGAAAAGACTTTAGACAGAGAGACGCAGTCTCGTTACACGTTTGAACTCACAGCGGAGGATGGTGGAGACCCCCCAAAGTCCGGGACTGTGCAACTTAACATAAAAGTCATTGACTCGAACGATAACAACCCCGTTTTCGATGAGCCAGTATACACTGTAAACGTGCTGGAGAACTCTCCTATCAACACGTTATTGATAGACCTGAACGCCACGGACCCAGACGAAGGAACCAATGGCGAGGTGGTCTACTCGTTCATAAACTTCGTGTCCAACCTGACCAAACAGATGTTTAAAATCGACCCCAGAACAGGCGTGATAACAGTGAATGGCGTTTTGGACCACGAGGAATTGCCCGTCCACGAAATTGATGTACAAGCCAAAGATCTGGGTCCAAATTCAATCCCTGCCCACTGCAAAGTGATTGTTAATGTAATCGACATCAACGACAACGCGCCAGAAATCAAACTGTTGTCAGAAAACAGCGAGATGGTAGAGGTGAGCGAAAACGCTCCTCTCGGATATGTAATAGCTCTGGTGAGAGTCTCAGACAACGATTCGGGAGCGAATGGAAAAGTGCAGTGCAGACTGCAGGGCAATGTGCCTTTTAGACTCAACGAGTTTGAGAGCTTCTCCACCTTACTTGTTGATGGCCGTCTGGATAGGGAGCAGAGAGACATGTATAATTTGACCATTCTAGCCGAGGACAGCGGGTATCCCCCGCTCAGAAGCTCGAAATCTTTTGCAGTGAAAGTAACGGATGAAAACGACAATCCCCCGTACTTCACCAAGCCACACTATCAAGCCATGGTCCTCGAAAATAACGTCCCAGGTGCGTTTCTGCTGGCGGTGTCCGCCAGGGACCCTGACCTGGGCATGAACGGCACCGTGTCCTACGAGATCATCAAATCGGAGGTGCGGGGCATGTCTGTGGAATCTTACGTGACCGTGAACTCAAACGGCGAAATATACGGCGTTAGGGCTTTTAATCACGAAGACACGCGGACCTTTGAGTTTAAAGTCTCTGCAAAGGATGGGGGAGATCCACCTTTGACCAGCAACGCCACCGTGCGCATTGTTGTACTGGATGTAAATGACAACACACCTGTGATGACCACCCCGCCCCTGGTGAACGGCACCGCGGAGGTGTCCATTCCTAAAAATGCTGGAGTTGGTTATTtggttacacaaataaaagctgATGATTACGACGAGGGGGAAAATGGAAGGTTAACGTATTCAATTTCAGAAGGCGACATGGCTTACTTTGAAATAGATCAGATAAACGGCGAGGTGCGAACCACAAAGACGTTTGGGGAGAACGCGAAACCATCCTATCAAATAACCGTGGTGGCGCACGACCACGGCCAAACTTCTCTATCTGCCTCTGCCTATATTGTCATTTATCTCTCTCCTGATCTCAATGCACAGGAGCAAATCGGACCCGTCAACCTGTCCCTCATTTTCATCATTGCCCTGGGTTCTATTGCAGTCATCCTGTTTGTCACAATGATCTTTGTGGCAGTCAAGTGCAAAAGGGATAACAAGGAAATCCGAACATACAACTGCAG GGTGGCGGAGTACTCCTACGGCAACCAGAAGTCCAGCAAGAAGAAGAAGCTGAGCAAGAACGACATCCGCCTGGTGCCGCGGGACGTGGAGGAGACGGACAAGATGAATGTGGTGAGTTGCTCGTCTCTCACCTCTTCGCTCAACTACTTCGACTACCACCAGCAGACTCTGCCGCTGGGCTGCAGGCGCTCCGAGAGCACTTTCCTCAACGTGGAGAACCAGAACTCCAGGAATGCCGCACCCAACCATGGCTACCACCATACCTTCACAGGGCAGGGCCCTCAGCAGCCTGACCTCATCATCAACGGCATGCCACTGCCTGAGGTGAGATTTGCTCCAGTCTGCTCCATCCTTCAGCCTGCCACGGCTACCAGCGGCAAGGGAGGGTGGGATCGGGGGAGATCCGCCACAGGGCCATTAACCCAACTTAGTCAGAAATATTAA